Within Kutzneria chonburiensis, the genomic segment CGTACGAGCTGTCCCCGCTGCGGGCGCTGGAAGCCGAGTCGGTGCACGTCCTGCGCGAGGTGGCGGCCACCTTCGAGCGGCCGGCCCTGCTGTTCTCCGGCGGCAAGGACTCGGTGGTACTGCTTCACCTGGCGGCCAAGGCTTTCTGGCCGGCACCGGTGCCGTTCCCGGTGCTGCACGTGGACACCGGCCACAACTTCGACGAAGTGCTGGCGTTCCGGGACCGCGCGGTGGCCCGCTTCGGCGTGCGGCTCGTGGTCGCCGCCGTGCAGGACGACATCGACGCGGGCCGGGCCGTGGAGGAGACCGGGCCGCGCGCCAGCCGGAACCGGTTGCAGTCCATCACCTTGCTGCGGGGCATCGCCGAGAACGGCTTCGACGCGGCGTTCGGCGGCGCCCGGCGCGACGAGGAGAAGGCGCGGGCCAAGGAGCGCGTGTTCAGCTTCCGTGACGAATACGGCCAGTGGGATCCCCGCAACCAGCGGCCCGAGCTGTGGAACCTCTACAACGGCGCGCACCGCAAAGGCGAGCACATCCGCGTCTTCCCGCTGTCCAACTGGACCGAGCTGGACATCTGGCGCTACATCGCCGCCGAGCACATCGAACTGCCGTTGCTCTACTACGCGCACCGGCGCCGTGTCGTGCACCGCGATGGAATGCTGTTGGCCCACACCAGGTTCGTCACGCTGCTCGAGGGCGATGAGCCGTTCGAGGCATCGGTGCGCTTCCGCACCGTCGGCGACGCCACCTGCACCGGCTGCGTGGAATCCACCGCCACCACGGCGGAATCGGTGATCACCGAGGTGGCGGCCAGTCGCACCACCGAGCGCGGCGCCACGCGGGCCGACGACCGGATATCCGAGGCGGGCATGGAGGATCGCAAGAAGGAAGGCTACTTCTGATGCTGAGGCTGGCCACCGCGGGCAGTGTCGACGACGGGAAGTCCACCCTGATCGGCCGGCTGCTGCACGACTCGAAAGCGATCTTCGCCGATCAGCTCGCCGCGGTCGAGCGCACCAGCCGCGAGCGCGGCGAGGACGAACCTAACCTGGCCCTGCTGACCGACGGGCTGCGGGCCGAACGCGAGCAGGGCATCACCATCGACGTCGCCTACCGCTACCTCGTCACGCCCAAGCGGAAGATCATCATCGCCGACACGCCCGGACATGTGCAGTACACCAGGAACATGGTCACCGGCGCGTCCACCGCCGACCTGGCGCTGATCCTGGTCGACGCGCGCAAGGGCATCGTCGAGCAGTCCCGGCGGCACGCGTTCATCGCCAGCCTGCTCGGCGTCTCCCACCTGGTGCTGTGCGTGAACAAGATGGATCTCGTCGACTGGTCGGCCGAGCGGTTCGCCGAGATCCGCGAGGAATTCCGCCGCTTCGCGATGAAGCTGACCGTGGCCGATCTCGCGTTCGTGCCGATTTCCGCGTTGCACGGCGACAACGTCGTGCAGCGCAGCGCGAACATGCCCTGGTATGAGGGAACCTCGCTGCTGCACCACCTGGAGGAGGTGCACGTCGCCTCGGACCGCAACCTCATCGACGCGCGGCTCCCGGTCCAGTACGTGGTCCGCGCGCAGGGCTTCCGGACCTACGCCGGCACCGTGGCCGGTGGCGTGCTCAAGCCCGGCGACGATGTCGTGGTGCTGCCGGCCGGTTTTCCCTCACGGATAAGGGAAATCTGGGGGCCGGGCGGCGAGCCGGTCGACGAGGCCTTCCCGCCGCAGGCGGTCACCGTGCGCCTCGACGACGAGCTGGACGTGGCGCGCGGCGACCTGATCTGCCGTCCGCACAACCGGCCGCATGTCGGTCAGGACATCGACGCCATGGTCTGTTGGCTCACCGAACGGTCCACGCTGACCCCGGGCGCCCGCTACACGCTGCGGCACACCACGCGCTCGGTGCGGGCGCAGGTGCACGACCTGACGTACCGCATCGACGTCAACACCCTGCACCGCGACGAAGCCGCCGAGTCGTTGTCGCTCAACGAGATCGGCCGGGTCCGGCTGCGCACCCAGGCGCCGCTGCTGTTCGACTCCTATCGCCGCAACCGGTCGACCGGCAGCTTCATCCTGGTCGACGACGCCACCAACAACACGGTCGCCGCCGGCATGATCACCGAGCCGAGCGCGTCCGTGGTCTGGCACCCCACCGCGGTCGGCCGCTCCGACCGGGCGACGCGGGGTATGACGGTGTGGCTCACCGGGCTCTCGGCCTCCGGCAAGTCCACCGTCGCCGCCGAGCTGGAACGCCGCCTGGTGCTCGCCGGCCGCCCGGCCTACCGGCTCGACGGCGACAACCTCCGGCACGGCCTCAACGCCGGCCTGGGGTTCAGCCCCAAGGACCGGGCCGAGAACGTGCGGCGGGTCGGCGAGGTGGCCCAGCTGTTCGCCGACGCCGGGCTGGTCGCGGTCGTGTCCCTGATCAGCCCGTACCGCGCCGACCGCGACCTGGTGCGAGCCCGGCACGAGGCCGCCGGGCTCGCCTTCCTCGAGGTGTTCGTGGACACGCCCGTCGACGTCTGCGAGGCCCGTGACCCCAAAGGCATGTACGCACGGGCCAGGGCCGGCGAGATCACGGGCTTCACCGGGGTCGACGATCCCTACGAGGCGCCCGCCGAGCCCGCTCTCGTGCTCCGTCCCCAGGACGGCGACCCGGCCGCGATGGCGATCAAGGTGCTCGCTCTCCTCGACCGCCCGTGAGCCGCGTCAGCGCCAGGTTTTCCCGTCCTCCGCCGCGCGAAGGGCCGCTTCGCTCATGGTGATCGACGCCCAGTGGTGGGTCAGGACGGGCAGCACCGTGTTGTGCAGCGCCGCATTCTCCTGGATGTTGACGGACATGTGGTGCACGCCGGTGATCCATGCGCTGCCGTAGGTCCACTCCGGCTGGCCGTCGTAGACGTGCCCGGTGAAGTGGACGTGGAAATGGACATCGACGGCGCCGGGACCGAACACCGCCGCGGATTCGCCGTGCCAGCGGATCTCGTGCGCACCGTGCTGGAAACCCAGGTACTCCCATTCCCCGGCCGCCGGCGGGTTCTGCAGAAACGTGTAGAGCGCGGTCCACCACGCGTCGTTGGTGGTGGGGCGCGCGACGATGCTGTCCCATGAGGCGGCGACCTGCTGGTGTCCTTGGTCTTCCCCGGCCCAGGCGCTGCGGTCCGGCGCGGGTTGGCGTGGTGACCACTCGTCGGCCACTGTCAGCGGCTGCGCGCAGGTCGGGCAGTTGGCGGCCCCATGCAGACAGGCGTCGTGATACCACGGCACGGTGGCGCAGTGCTGGCACAGGCGGATGGTCCGCGCCGTGATCTCGTTGTCCTGGATGACCTGCTGGCACGTCACGCAGGCGACGAAGGGAAGCGTCATGGACATGATCGTCGTCCGAAGCATCCGCCTCGGACAGGGCTGAACGGCCAGCGGATCGAGCGTCCGTCTGCGGCGGCCCCGACGACGATCGGACGAAACGGCCGGCGATATCGACACATTCGACGCCCCGGCGAGCCGGCCGGGGACTCCACAAGAGAGAACTTTCACCGGTAGTCGATCGGACCAGCGGGTCCCCCCGTTCCGCCCAGTGCGCCGATGCCGCGGACGTGCGCAGAGTCTGGCCTGACAGCACGGATTCGCGCGGAGGGAGCAGCGACGTTCGCGTCCCGGCGACCCTTGTTGTCCGACGGCAACCGTCTTCCTACGCTCGCCTTCGCGCCGCCGCCGGCCATTCCGGCGGAGGTGTCCATTGGGGAACGAGGGAGAGTATGAAACGAAGACTGGCCTTCGCACGCTCCACTTTGACCGTCGGCGTCGTGATAGCCGCGGTGGCCGCCGGAGTAGCGGCACCGGCCGCCGTCGCAGCGCCGTCCGGGCTGACCAAGAGCGTGCAGGACGTGACAAGTCCGGGCGCTGATCCGGTCAATCACGCCGACACCCTGAACTGGGTGCTCAGCTACGCCAACACCAGTTCGAGCGGTTCGGCCCCGGCCACCATCACCGATCCCGTCGAAGGCTCGCAGGCCTATGTGCCGGGGTCGCTCCAGGTGCCGCCGGGCTGGACGCCGTCCTGGTCGACCGACGGCACCAACTTCCAGGGCACCGACCCGGGCGCGGCAACGGTGGCGGTGCGCGCGACCAACCCCGGCGCCCGCCCCGGCGGCACCAACCTGGGCAACATCCTGCTGGCGCCGGTGAAGCCGACGGCCACCGCGACCGGCGGCGACGGCTACTCGCCGATCGTCTACCGCCGGGCGGACGGCACGGTCGAGGCGTGGAACATGTACCACCACCTGTACGCCGCCGCACCCAAGCTGGTCTGCACGGACCTCACGGCCGGCGCGCCCTGTGCCGGCGGTCCCTGGCCGCGCCCGGTCAACACCGCGCCCGGCCCGTTGGGCTCGGGCGCCACCGGCGACATCGCCACCACGCTGACCCCGCAGTACGTGCAGGATCCGGGCCGGCCCGGCGTCGTTTACTACGCCGCAACGACCGCCGCCTCGGTCGGCGTCGGCTGCCTCGACCTGGCCGCGCGGGCCAACTGCGGCTACTTCCCGCTGGTCAGCACCGGCAGCGGCGGCGCATACGGCCTCGCCGGCCTCGTCACCACCGGCGGCAACCTGTACGGCTTCGGCACCAACGGACAGGTGCTGTGCCTGACCATCGCCTCGCAGTCGCCCTGCGCCGGCCAGCCGTACGCCCCGGTCGTGCCGGCCAATAACAACGGGCCCGGTGGCCTGTACATGGGTTCGCTGGCCGTGGCCGGCGGCAAGGTCTTCGGCTCGTCGTCGCCGGGTGGCCCGGTGGTGCTGGGCTGCTTCGACCCGGCCACGGCTTCGGCGTGCGCCGGCTGGAGCAGCCCGCACCCCGTCGCGCCGAGCGGCAATTCGTACGACGCCTACACCGCTTACGACACCGGCAACAACGCGGTCGGCGCGTGTTCGACGACGGCCGGCAATCCCACGTCGACCACGACCTGCTACCAGATCGACGGCACCCCGTTGGCCGCACCGACCGTGTTCAACGGCCTGAGCAGCCAGCTGGTCTTCAATCCGGAGAACGCCCTCGGTCCGGACGGGCACCTGCGGAGCTACACCGGTATCTGGGGCGGGTCCGTCGCCGGCGCCACCGTGTGCTACGACTGGACGGCGGCCGCCGCGTGCGCCGGATTCCCTTTGCCGGCAACCCATCCTTCGGCCAACGGCGGCGTAACGCGGGACTACGGCTACGCGTACGACCCGACCACCCGCTGCCTGTTCGGGCTCGGTGACGCCGGCATCCTGTTCTCCGAGGACCCGTCCACGTCGAACTCGCCGTGCATCCACAGCGGCGCGGACGTCACGTTGACGCCATCCTCGTTCTACTGCGACGGCGGCGCCAACCACATCCACGGCTACACGGATGCCCGGCTGGAGAACATGAACCTGGCCAACGTGAATCTGGCCGCGTCGACCGCGGATGTCAGCGACGTCAACGGTTCCGTGTTCGCCCATCCGTCGTTCGCCGCCGACGGGAGCCTCGACCTGTCGGGGATCTCGCCGGCCGCGCATCCGGCCATCACCGTCTCGGCGCACCTGGTGTTGAACAACAGCAACGACTTCACCGGTGGCAACCAGCCGCACCTGGTGGTGTCGTTCACCGGCGACGCACCGCAGATCTGTTTCCGCACCACGGTTTCGTCGACCTGCACGGTGAGCGGCGTCACCGACACCGCCACCGGCTCGGACGCCACCGGCCCGCTCACCTCGAACACGGTGAGCCTGCGCGTCGCGCCGGGGTCCGGCTGCCAGCCGAACGTGACGGTGAGCAAGGAGATCTGCGCGTCCGCGCACAACAGTGACTGCGGGCCAGGCGGTCCGGGGCCGTGGGTGAAACACGCGACTCCGGGTCTGCTCGGACTGCTGCTGGCCAACCCGCACTGGCGGATCACGGTGACCAACGCCGGTCCGGTCGGCATCACCGGCGCCACCGTCAACGACAGCGCGGAATCGTCGTGCCGGAGCGCGGCGGGCACGTTCGATCTGGCGGCGGGGCAGAGCAAGCAGGTCTACTGCTCGACCCAGCTGCTGATTTCCCTGCTGCCCTTCACCAACACGGCGTCGGCCTCGTACGTGCCGGTGAACTCGCCGGACGGCACGCCGCCGTCCAGGACCACCGGTTCCTCGGCGGTGGCCTGCAACCTGCTCGGCTGCTGAGCAGCTGACCGCGGTGCCGCCATCGGCGGCACCGCGGCGTTCTCAGCCGATGGTCCACTGTTGCAACGTGGAACCGGTGTTCGCCTGCTGGGTCACCAGCGCGCCGTCGGCGGTCGAGGCGGTGGTGAGCAGCAGTCCACTATGGACGTTCGTGAGCGTGTAGCCGGCGAACGTCTTGGTGGCGGTCCAACGCTGGTTGCTGCCGCCGGTGCAGGTCCACTGGATCACCCGCGTGCCGGCGGTGGTCGCACCGCCCTCGTCGTCCATGCACAGTTTGGAATACGCGTTGGCGATGGTGTACGAGCCGTCGGTCTGCCTGGTGAACGTCCAGTTCTGGTTGGTGCCGCCGTTGAGCTTCCACGTGACGAGCTGGGTGCCGGTGGAAGTCGACCAGTTCGGGTCGTCGAGGCCCTGGCCGGACACCGAGATCTGGTGCGTGCCGTCGAGGGCCGGCGTCCCGCCGGCCGCGGTGAGGCCCAGGGTCTGCTCGGCGGCGGAGCGTGACCCGCCGGTCGCGTCGCCGGTGGTGTTGGTCCAGGACCGGGCGGGAGTCGTCTCGGCGAGGCGGGTCGAATCCGACGACAGACCCAGGACCAAGCCGCTGTAGCGGTTGACCAGCCGGTACGTTCCCGTCTTCGCCCCGGTCGCGGAGGTGTTGGCCAGGATGAACCACTGCTGCCCGACGGAGGATCCGGTCGCGGTGACCGTCGGCTTGGTCGCCCACGCACGGCTGGCGGTCGACGTCGAAACGCCGAGGGCCTGGCCGGTCGAGCCGTTGGTGATCGTGTACGAGCCGTCGCCGTTGGCGGCGAAGGCCCACGTCTCCAGGGTCGAGCCGGTCGACGCCGGCACGGACGTCGTCGCCGAGCTGCCGCTGACCTGGGCGAGTACCCGCCCCGACCCGTTGCCGATCCGGTAGGTCGTGCTCAGGTCGAAAGGCGGCGCGGCCGGCGACGCCGAGCCGACGGTGACGTTGGCGTACTCGCCGTCCGAGCCGGCGCAGGCGATGGAGCAGTACGAGCGGAAGGTCTTGCCGATGACGGTGGAGCTCGTGCGGTTCGCGCCGTCGACGAACCAGCGGTACCAGGAGTTCGAGGCGTAACTGCCGGAATCGCCGATGTAGTACCACTTCTGCGTGGACAGGTCGTCGGTGACGTAGTAGCGCTGCGGCAGCTTGGACGAGCTGTCGGCGACTTCGGGCTCGCCGATGTACAGGCCCAGGTAGGCGTCGTAGGCGATGTTCATGACGAACAGTTCGGACTTCGGCGGCAGCGTGCCGGCGGTGATCTGCTGCGGCACGGAACCCGCGTTGGTGGGCTTGTAGTCGTGGTCGACGGCGGTGTAGCCGGTCGGGGCGGTCGTCGTCACCGGCGTCATGTTGCTCTCCAGGCCGCCAACGCCCGGCTGCGACCACGAGCCGTCGTACCACTTCTGCCACGAGCCGGTGGCCATCTTCGACGACATGGGTGCCCGGGCAACGTGCGCCAGACCGTCGTAGCTGCCCGAGGTGCCGGCCTTGGGCACGATCCGGGAGGCGTAGTAGACGTAGAAGTAGCCCGAGGCCTGGTCGACGAACAGCCGCGGGTCACCGTCGCCGTAGTCGAAGGTGCCGTTCGGGAACGCCGTGGTGTCGCCGCGAACCGTGCTGTACGGCGAGGTGATGGCGTGTCCCTTGATGGTCCACACCTTGCCCTGGTCGGTCGACTCGGCGTAGTCGATCGCGTCGTAGTGCGAGAACGAGTTGGCGCCGAACGGCTCCGGGGTGAACTCGTTGTGCACCAGGCCGTACCAGTTGCCGGTGTCCGGGTCGACCCAGACGCCGACCAGGTCGCAGAAGTTCTTGTGCGAGTACGACGAGCCCGCCGGCGGGTCGGTGGCGGTGACGCCGGTCGGGCTGTTGTCGCACCGCCAGCTCGTGTCGTTGTTCTTGTCCCGGGGCTCGGCCGGATTCACGGCGTCGCTGATCGCGCTGGACCGGGCGGCGCTGTCGAAGTCGGTGCCGGTGTAGAAGTCCCAGTACCGGGGCTGCGTCGCGCCGTAGAGGGCGGCGGACTGCTGGAAGTAGAACGTGCCGTCCTTGTCGATGAAGGGCGACGCCGGGGTGTCGGTCGGGAACTGGTACGTGCCCGTGGTCCCGATCGTGACGGTGTAGCCCGAGGTCGGCGGGCTGGCCGACGCGGCAGGCGGCGCGCCGAGCAGCGTGACGGCCATGGCCAGGGCCACGGCCGTTCGCGGGCGGGCGATGACGGGCAGGGGGCGCATCGCGACTCCAGGGTGAGGGCGGCTCTTGACTCCCGGGGCGTTAGTTATAACACTAGTCGAACTAATTAGGGTAGCGGCAAAGTTGGCGTGCCCGTCCCGACCACAACCGGAGGCACCGCGTGGTTCACCTCGACACGGTGACGCTGCCCGTCGCCGCGCTCGGCCCGGACAACCCCTTGCCGCCGCTGGCCCCGCCGCGTCCGGTGACGCCGCTGGT encodes:
- the cysD gene encoding sulfate adenylyltransferase subunit CysD; this encodes MKGGSAMATTYELSPLRALEAESVHVLREVAATFERPALLFSGGKDSVVLLHLAAKAFWPAPVPFPVLHVDTGHNFDEVLAFRDRAVARFGVRLVVAAVQDDIDAGRAVEETGPRASRNRLQSITLLRGIAENGFDAAFGGARRDEEKARAKERVFSFRDEYGQWDPRNQRPELWNLYNGAHRKGEHIRVFPLSNWTELDIWRYIAAEHIELPLLYYAHRRRVVHRDGMLLAHTRFVTLLEGDEPFEASVRFRTVGDATCTGCVESTATTAESVITEVAASRTTERGATRADDRISEAGMEDRKKEGYF
- the cysC gene encoding adenylyl-sulfate kinase — protein: MLRLATAGSVDDGKSTLIGRLLHDSKAIFADQLAAVERTSRERGEDEPNLALLTDGLRAEREQGITIDVAYRYLVTPKRKIIIADTPGHVQYTRNMVTGASTADLALILVDARKGIVEQSRRHAFIASLLGVSHLVLCVNKMDLVDWSAERFAEIREEFRRFAMKLTVADLAFVPISALHGDNVVQRSANMPWYEGTSLLHHLEEVHVASDRNLIDARLPVQYVVRAQGFRTYAGTVAGGVLKPGDDVVVLPAGFPSRIREIWGPGGEPVDEAFPPQAVTVRLDDELDVARGDLICRPHNRPHVGQDIDAMVCWLTERSTLTPGARYTLRHTTRSVRAQVHDLTYRIDVNTLHRDEAAESLSLNEIGRVRLRTQAPLLFDSYRRNRSTGSFILVDDATNNTVAAGMITEPSASVVWHPTAVGRSDRATRGMTVWLTGLSASGKSTVAAELERRLVLAGRPAYRLDGDNLRHGLNAGLGFSPKDRAENVRRVGEVAQLFADAGLVAVVSLISPYRADRDLVRARHEAAGLAFLEVFVDTPVDVCEARDPKGMYARARAGEITGFTGVDDPYEAPAEPALVLRPQDGDPAAMAIKVLALLDRP
- a CDS encoding DUF7617 domain-containing protein, which translates into the protein MKRRLAFARSTLTVGVVIAAVAAGVAAPAAVAAPSGLTKSVQDVTSPGADPVNHADTLNWVLSYANTSSSGSAPATITDPVEGSQAYVPGSLQVPPGWTPSWSTDGTNFQGTDPGAATVAVRATNPGARPGGTNLGNILLAPVKPTATATGGDGYSPIVYRRADGTVEAWNMYHHLYAAAPKLVCTDLTAGAPCAGGPWPRPVNTAPGPLGSGATGDIATTLTPQYVQDPGRPGVVYYAATTAASVGVGCLDLAARANCGYFPLVSTGSGGAYGLAGLVTTGGNLYGFGTNGQVLCLTIASQSPCAGQPYAPVVPANNNGPGGLYMGSLAVAGGKVFGSSSPGGPVVLGCFDPATASACAGWSSPHPVAPSGNSYDAYTAYDTGNNAVGACSTTAGNPTSTTTCYQIDGTPLAAPTVFNGLSSQLVFNPENALGPDGHLRSYTGIWGGSVAGATVCYDWTAAAACAGFPLPATHPSANGGVTRDYGYAYDPTTRCLFGLGDAGILFSEDPSTSNSPCIHSGADVTLTPSSFYCDGGANHIHGYTDARLENMNLANVNLAASTADVSDVNGSVFAHPSFAADGSLDLSGISPAAHPAITVSAHLVLNNSNDFTGGNQPHLVVSFTGDAPQICFRTTVSSTCTVSGVTDTATGSDATGPLTSNTVSLRVAPGSGCQPNVTVSKEICASAHNSDCGPGGPGPWVKHATPGLLGLLLANPHWRITVTNAGPVGITGATVNDSAESSCRSAAGTFDLAAGQSKQVYCSTQLLISLLPFTNTASASYVPVNSPDGTPPSRTTGSSAVACNLLGC
- a CDS encoding RICIN domain-containing protein translates to MRPLPVIARPRTAVALAMAVTLLGAPPAASASPPTSGYTVTIGTTGTYQFPTDTPASPFIDKDGTFYFQQSAALYGATQPRYWDFYTGTDFDSAARSSAISDAVNPAEPRDKNNDTSWRCDNSPTGVTATDPPAGSSYSHKNFCDLVGVWVDPDTGNWYGLVHNEFTPEPFGANSFSHYDAIDYAESTDQGKVWTIKGHAITSPYSTVRGDTTAFPNGTFDYGDGDPRLFVDQASGYFYVYYASRIVPKAGTSGSYDGLAHVARAPMSSKMATGSWQKWYDGSWSQPGVGGLESNMTPVTTTAPTGYTAVDHDYKPTNAGSVPQQITAGTLPPKSELFVMNIAYDAYLGLYIGEPEVADSSSKLPQRYYVTDDLSTQKWYYIGDSGSYASNSWYRWFVDGANRTSSTVIGKTFRSYCSIACAGSDGEYANVTVGSASPAAPPFDLSTTYRIGNGSGRVLAQVSGSSATTSVPASTGSTLETWAFAANGDGSYTITNGSTGQALGVSTSTASRAWATKPTVTATGSSVGQQWFILANTSATGAKTGTYRLVNRYSGLVLGLSSDSTRLAETTPARSWTNTTGDATGGSRSAAEQTLGLTAAGGTPALDGTHQISVSGQGLDDPNWSTSTGTQLVTWKLNGGTNQNWTFTRQTDGSYTIANAYSKLCMDDEGGATTAGTRVIQWTCTGGSNQRWTATKTFAGYTLTNVHSGLLLTTASTADGALVTQQANTGSTLQQWTIG